One part of the Brevundimonas subvibrioides ATCC 15264 genome encodes these proteins:
- a CDS encoding peptide chain release factor 3, producing MSKLTLNEEAARRRTFAIIAHPDAGKTTLTEHILLSGGAIRAAGAVRARGENRRTQSDWMKIEKERGISVSASVMTFEHTPADGIARMFNLLDTPGHEDFSEDTYRTLTAADCAIMVLDAAKGIEPQTLKLFEVCRLRDIPIITFINKLDREALDPLELLDEIASKLQLDPAPVWWPAQSGNRLRGMVEMGTGRFQPYARKVPGAVEDAGHPPALPLSEAAQYFEPGEQEELMEAAELVTGGYPAFDRQSFLEGHMTPVLWGSALRHFGIDELLAAIGEWAPPPKVMPARKEAPPETRNAPAPVELSIQPGSDEVTGFVFKVQANMDPNHRDRIAMFRMASGKFQRGMKLKVQNTGKSLSVNAPIMFFASDRELAEDAFAGDVIGIPNHGVLRVGDSLSESGMIRFAGLPNFAPEILQRVRVKDPLKAKHLKKALDGLAEEGVTQLFRPEIGADFIVGAVGQLQFEVMADRLGEEYGLEVIFEHSPYAEARWIDGDKADVEDFMGKYRGQMARDIDQAPVFLAKSSWETGYVTERFPKVAFTKTKERG from the coding sequence ATGTCCAAACTGACCCTGAACGAGGAGGCCGCCCGCCGGCGGACCTTCGCCATCATCGCGCACCCGGATGCGGGCAAGACCACCCTGACCGAGCATATCCTGCTGTCCGGCGGGGCCATCCGCGCGGCCGGGGCGGTTCGGGCGCGCGGCGAGAACCGGCGCACCCAGTCCGACTGGATGAAGATCGAGAAAGAGCGCGGCATCTCCGTCTCCGCCTCGGTCATGACCTTCGAGCACACGCCGGCGGACGGCATCGCCCGGATGTTCAACCTGCTGGACACCCCGGGGCACGAGGACTTCTCGGAAGACACCTATCGCACCCTGACCGCCGCCGACTGCGCCATCATGGTGCTGGACGCCGCCAAGGGCATCGAGCCCCAGACCCTGAAGCTGTTCGAGGTCTGTCGCCTGCGCGACATCCCCATCATCACCTTCATCAACAAGCTGGACCGCGAGGCCCTGGACCCGCTGGAACTGCTGGACGAGATCGCCTCCAAACTGCAGCTGGACCCCGCCCCCGTCTGGTGGCCGGCCCAGAGCGGCAACCGGCTGCGCGGCATGGTCGAGATGGGCACCGGCCGGTTCCAGCCCTATGCCCGCAAGGTCCCCGGCGCGGTCGAGGACGCGGGCCATCCCCCCGCCCTGCCCCTGTCGGAGGCGGCGCAGTATTTCGAGCCCGGCGAGCAGGAAGAGCTGATGGAGGCGGCCGAACTGGTCACCGGCGGCTATCCCGCGTTCGACCGCCAGTCCTTCCTCGAGGGCCATATGACGCCGGTGCTGTGGGGCTCGGCCCTGCGCCACTTCGGCATCGACGAGCTTCTGGCCGCCATCGGCGAATGGGCGCCCCCGCCGAAGGTCATGCCGGCCCGCAAGGAAGCCCCGCCCGAGACCCGCAACGCCCCGGCCCCGGTCGAACTGTCGATCCAGCCGGGCTCGGACGAGGTCACCGGCTTCGTCTTCAAGGTCCAGGCCAATATGGACCCCAACCACCGCGACCGGATCGCCATGTTCCGCATGGCTTCGGGCAAGTTCCAGCGCGGCATGAAGCTGAAGGTGCAGAACACCGGCAAGTCGCTGTCGGTCAACGCCCCCATCATGTTCTTCGCCAGCGATCGCGAACTGGCCGAGGACGCCTTCGCCGGCGACGTGATCGGCATCCCCAACCACGGGGTTCTACGCGTGGGCGACAGCCTTTCCGAAAGCGGCATGATCCGCTTCGCCGGCCTGCCCAACTTCGCGCCCGAGATCCTGCAGCGCGTCCGGGTCAAGGATCCGCTCAAGGCCAAACACCTGAAGAAGGCGCTGGACGGCCTCGCCGAGGAAGGCGTGACCCAGCTGTTCCGCCCCGAGATCGGCGCGGACTTCATCGTCGGGGCCGTCGGTCAGCTGCAGTTCGAGGTCATGGCCGACCGGCTGGGCGAGGAATACGGGCTGGAGGTCATCTTCGAGCACAGCCCCTATGCCGAGGCCCGCTGGATCGACGGCGACAAGGCGGACGTCGAGGATTTCATGGGCAAGTACCGCGGCCAGATGGCCCGTGACATCGACCAGGCCCCTGTCTTCCTGGCCAAATCGAGCTGGGAGACCGGATATGTGACCGAGCGCTTCCCCAAGGTCGCCTTCACCAAGACGAAAGAGCGCGGCTGA
- a CDS encoding putative bifunctional diguanylate cyclase/phosphodiesterase yields the protein MAIALLGATLLRMSDDFDRVALEREQVVVDNGLASRVDEIGRSVVPQVVWDDAVVNLDNRFDRAWARDNIGTYLQVTNGFQLSWVLDAENRPVYGMVEGADAPPSAYGVLDKSVSGILATVRQREAIRAAAATDEATTPQSAIVANTTDLVGSDLYVLSATLVQPDFGKARIQGRRAPVVVTGYRVDQTFIDGFGQRYMLGDAHLHMVDARSEPDQAHVGIANPAGAVVATLDWTPQRPGGSLLRKFMPMTLALLAGLLALALLAYRKAHAATRAVVASEQRAVHIAYHDKLTGMGNRRALEERLDRLFEPGSAGGPRYALHCIDLDNFKEVNDISGHAVGDELLRIAARRLRRIAGSSEMCFRLDGDEFAVLQPITTGDEAVPFAEQMLQTLAKRYALSVGRFTLTGSIGTSLQDAADHEAGDLLRRADLALVSAKREGRARFAIYDPAMDETLRRRRGLQVALRRDLQAGALHMVYQPQVDRDCTMTGVEALVRWDSDEFGPVSPAVFVPLAEECGMIEALGAFTLRRAFEDSLRWPDLKTAVNISALQLRDPGFPDRILAIAAETGVSPSGIELELTEGVLIDRGKGASTRLAALKDAGFSIAIDDFGTGYSSLSYLSRFPIGKIKIDRSFVVDMGRSQCADVLVSSILQLGRSLNMRVIAEGVETPDQWLRLAAVGCNEFQGYLASRPVSADVIDRIYAGERVEVVGQDARFAPEHRMAAA from the coding sequence GTGGCGATCGCGCTGCTCGGCGCGACGCTGCTGCGCATGTCGGACGACTTCGACCGGGTCGCGCTGGAGCGGGAACAGGTCGTCGTCGACAACGGCCTGGCGTCGCGCGTCGACGAGATCGGCCGTTCTGTCGTGCCCCAGGTCGTCTGGGACGACGCGGTCGTCAATCTGGACAACCGGTTCGACAGGGCCTGGGCCCGCGACAACATCGGCACCTATCTGCAGGTCACGAACGGGTTCCAGCTGTCGTGGGTCCTCGATGCCGAAAACCGGCCAGTCTACGGGATGGTCGAGGGCGCAGACGCGCCGCCATCCGCCTACGGTGTCCTCGATAAGTCCGTATCCGGCATTCTCGCCACGGTGCGACAGCGGGAGGCCATCCGCGCGGCCGCAGCCACCGACGAGGCCACGACACCTCAGTCGGCGATCGTCGCCAACACGACCGATCTGGTCGGGTCCGACCTCTATGTCCTCTCCGCGACCCTGGTGCAGCCTGACTTCGGCAAGGCCCGGATCCAGGGCCGCCGCGCGCCGGTCGTCGTCACCGGATACAGGGTGGATCAGACCTTCATCGACGGCTTCGGCCAGCGCTACATGCTCGGCGACGCCCATCTCCACATGGTCGACGCCCGCTCGGAGCCGGATCAGGCCCACGTCGGCATCGCCAACCCGGCCGGCGCGGTCGTGGCGACCCTGGACTGGACGCCCCAGCGCCCGGGCGGCTCGCTTCTGCGCAAGTTCATGCCGATGACCCTGGCGCTCCTGGCCGGTCTGCTGGCCCTCGCGCTTCTGGCCTACCGCAAGGCCCATGCCGCGACCCGGGCTGTGGTGGCCAGCGAGCAGCGCGCCGTGCACATCGCCTATCACGACAAGCTGACCGGAATGGGCAACCGTCGCGCCCTGGAGGAACGACTGGACCGCCTTTTCGAGCCCGGGTCGGCCGGCGGTCCGCGCTATGCGCTGCACTGCATCGACCTGGATAACTTCAAGGAAGTCAACGATATCAGCGGTCACGCGGTCGGCGACGAGCTGCTGCGGATTGCGGCCCGGCGACTGCGCCGGATCGCCGGCAGTTCGGAGATGTGCTTCCGCCTCGATGGCGACGAGTTCGCGGTCCTTCAGCCGATCACGACCGGCGACGAGGCGGTGCCCTTCGCCGAGCAGATGCTCCAGACGCTGGCGAAGCGCTATGCGCTCTCGGTCGGCCGCTTCACCCTGACGGGCAGTATCGGCACGAGCCTTCAGGACGCGGCGGATCACGAAGCCGGCGATCTGTTGCGCCGGGCCGATCTCGCCCTGGTCTCGGCCAAGCGCGAGGGCCGGGCGCGCTTCGCCATCTACGACCCGGCGATGGACGAGACGCTGCGCCGGCGTCGTGGTCTTCAGGTCGCGTTGCGCCGGGATCTGCAGGCCGGCGCCCTTCACATGGTCTACCAGCCCCAGGTAGACCGGGACTGCACCATGACCGGGGTCGAAGCCCTGGTCCGCTGGGACTCCGACGAGTTCGGACCCGTCTCGCCCGCCGTGTTCGTGCCCCTGGCCGAAGAGTGCGGAATGATCGAGGCTCTGGGGGCCTTCACGCTCCGGCGGGCGTTCGAGGACAGCCTGCGCTGGCCCGACCTGAAGACCGCGGTCAATATCTCGGCCCTCCAGTTGCGCGATCCGGGCTTCCCCGACCGCATCCTGGCGATCGCGGCCGAGACCGGCGTCAGCCCGTCCGGCATCGAGCTCGAACTGACCGAAGGCGTTCTGATCGACCGGGGCAAGGGGGCCTCGACCCGTCTGGCGGCCCTGAAGGACGCCGGCTTCTCGATCGCGATCGACGATTTCGGGACTGGCTATTCGAGCCTCTCGTACCTCAGCCGCTTCCCGATCGGGAAGATCAAGATCGACCGGTCCTTCGTCGTGGACATGGGCCGCTCCCAATGCGCCGACGTGCTGGTCTCCAGCATCCTGCAGCTGGGCCGTTCGCTGAACATGCGGGTCATCGCCGAAGGCGTCGAGACGCCCGACCAGTGGCTGCGGCTGGCCGCGGTCGGCTGCAACGAGTTCCAGGGCTACCTTGCCAGCCGTCCCGTGTCGGCCGACGTCATCGACCGCATCTATGCCGGCGAGCGGGTCGAGGTCGTGGGCCAGGACGCCCGCTTCGCGCCCGAGCACCGGATGGCCGCGGCCTGA
- a CDS encoding alkene reductase: MTSLFDPIDLGAIHAGNRIAMAPLTRSRAVEGEVPNPLAVEYYAQRASVGLIISEATQISRQGQGYPNTPGIFTDAQVAGWKPILDAVHARGGKMVAQLWHVGRISISDYQPDGGAPVGPSAIAAEGQAMKPDFSMTPFQVPRALTTDEIAGIVADYVHAAEMAKKAGFDGIEVHAANGYLIDQFLKDGSNQRDDRYGGSVENRARFLLEVVAAVVAVWGADRVGVRISPSNGANGSRDSDPASTFLYVAKALKPFGLSYLHLIEGEPGTPMSIKFDAPQLAAEIRAAFGGPLMLNGGLTKALAQQALDDGRADLVSSGVPVLANPDLVERWRTDAPLNAPDKDTFYGGGARGYTDYPALESAPA; the protein is encoded by the coding sequence ATGACGTCTCTTTTCGACCCCATCGACCTCGGCGCGATCCATGCCGGCAACCGGATCGCCATGGCCCCCCTGACCCGCAGCCGGGCCGTCGAGGGCGAAGTGCCGAACCCGCTGGCCGTCGAATACTATGCCCAGCGCGCCTCGGTCGGCCTGATCATCTCCGAGGCTACCCAGATCAGCCGTCAGGGCCAGGGCTATCCGAACACGCCGGGGATCTTCACGGATGCCCAGGTCGCCGGCTGGAAGCCGATCCTGGACGCCGTCCATGCCCGGGGCGGCAAGATGGTCGCCCAGCTGTGGCACGTCGGCCGGATCTCCATCTCCGACTATCAGCCCGACGGTGGCGCGCCCGTCGGCCCGTCCGCCATCGCCGCCGAGGGCCAGGCGATGAAGCCGGACTTCAGCATGACGCCGTTCCAGGTGCCCCGGGCCCTGACCACCGACGAGATCGCCGGCATCGTCGCCGACTATGTCCACGCCGCCGAGATGGCCAAAAAGGCCGGCTTCGACGGCATCGAGGTCCATGCCGCCAACGGCTATCTGATCGACCAATTCCTGAAGGACGGCTCCAACCAGCGCGACGATCGCTATGGCGGATCGGTCGAGAACAGGGCGCGGTTCCTGCTTGAGGTCGTCGCCGCCGTCGTCGCCGTCTGGGGCGCCGACCGGGTGGGGGTGCGCATCTCGCCCTCGAACGGGGCCAACGGATCGCGCGACAGCGACCCCGCCTCGACCTTCCTGTACGTGGCGAAGGCGCTGAAGCCGTTCGGCCTGTCCTACCTGCACCTGATCGAGGGCGAGCCGGGCACGCCGATGTCGATCAAGTTCGACGCCCCGCAACTGGCCGCCGAAATCCGGGCGGCCTTCGGCGGACCCCTGATGCTGAACGGCGGTCTGACCAAGGCGCTGGCGCAGCAGGCGCTGGACGACGGACGCGCCGACCTGGTCAGCTCGGGCGTGCCGGTCCTGGCCAACCCCGACCTGGTCGAGCGCTGGCGGACCGACGCGCCTCTGAACGCACCCGACAAGGATACATTCTACGGCGGCGGGGCCAGGGGCTACACGGACTATCCGGCGCTGGAGAGCGCCCCGGCCTGA